The segment aaatttaacaagtcactttttgatcagttttaagcctaaaattgaataaatattcattctaaagatgatttctgttcatattgggtcgatatttgacgtaacaaaaaaatcagcgttttgaagttcaaacgctgataaatttaacaagtcattttttgatcagttttaagcctaaaattgaataaatattcattctaaagatgatttctgttcatattgggtcgatatttgacgtaacaaaaaaatcagcgttttgaagttcaaacgctgataaatttaacaagtcactttttgatcagttttaagcctaaaattgaataaatattcattctaaagatgatttctgttcatattgggtcgatatttgacgtaacaaaaaaatcagcgttttgaagttcaaacgctgataaatttaacaagtcactttttgatcagttttaagcctaaaattgaataaatattcattctaaagatgatttctgttcatattgggtcgatatttgacgtaacaaaaaaatcagcgtttggaagtacaaacgctgataaatttaacaagtcattttttgagtcaaacttgataatttttgtgataaagcAAAATGCAtcaacattttatgaaaaaaaaactttattagtAACAAAAGGTAtgtatttgtataaaaatagatGATCACTTGACCTTTTTACCCAAATAACAGCAACTAATACAAACTTCAGACTATATTTTTAACaggaaaacaaaagaaatcacTGGTTTGCGTtgaaagaagaggaaaaatctcgaaaaaggTCTCGCACTATGTGAAGAAATTCCAAAAATGCTTCGCAATGGATGGCATAACGATGCCTGTGATGATGCTCGAAATCAAATTCACGCTATGATTATCCAAAATGCGTCGTCCTGCGATATTTCGTACGCCTTTGCCGGGTCTCTCGACAATATGTCCATTTTGATCGATGCCCGAATACTGCAACGTTGCTCCGAGCAACGAATCAACCAAAGATCCGAACAATCCGGCAATACCTCCGACGAAAATGAGAGGCCATTGGGGTACGTCACGCGAAATTGTGTTCATATCGGCAAAATAGCAGATGCTGAGGAAGAAAACGACGCCAATTAGCTGTCCGCCGAGGAAAGAAACAACCAATCCGGGCATCGAAACGCCTCCATTTGTGCCTCGAGGAACGCGTTTTCGTGTCGTAATCAAGTAAGGATCGCCGCGCGCCATCACAGTGCCCAATTCGCTGGCCCACGTATCGCCATTCGAGCACGCAAAGGCACTCATCACGGCAATTTGGAGCCACGAGCAGCGATAAAGCTCGTTAAAGTCAATGGGGCGTTCGCCAGATCCGCAATCCAGGAGATACAGCAAAGCCAGTTGCGTCGCCATGCCGGCATTGCACAACGCTTGAAGCCAATTTCGTTGTCCGCCTTCCTTGTGATCTTCCTCCAACTTTTCCTTGTGCTTGGATTTGTACTTTGTCGCGTATGTCGACGAAAAGAAGAACCCGGCAAGGCAAATCAGGAAGCCGAGATTGGCGATTGTGAGGATGACAGCCATAACGAAGCCCAAAAGAGCGCCGGATTTGTTGACACCTTTGCGCCGATAGCCGACAACCATGAGAGCCAAAGGCAACATGAACGAAATGAGCCAACGGAAGGGCGTGATGTGCGTTGGATCCTCGTCGTAGACATTCGTGAAGACTCCCAGTTTGTTGAGGGCGATATTTCCGATCCAGAAGAACGTCGATAAAGGCACTGAGAGACCCACGAAGACGAGCGGGAGGATTTTGAACAGAAACGACGAATTTTCTTgcttttgagacatttttttctgtactttttttttttgctttttcactttttacattgtttgtttattcgcTCTTTGCTGTCATCGGCATGTCACAATGGGgcatttcatctaaaaattcatcgaaaatgGTAAGTTTTGCATTTAgaattggaataaaaaaaaaaaaataaaattattttatcaaaatcaaatggttaaaaaaaaataattaaaaaaaaaaaattaagaattttaagaaattaatttttcaaattaaaattttaaagaaaaaaaattataactattcttctaaaaaaattaaaaaaaaaaatttaaaagaaaaattaaaaaaaattctaaaaattttaaagaaatttatttttcaaattaaaattttaaagaaaaaaaaatttaatggttaaaaaaataatataaaaaaaataaaaaaaaaaaaaaattaattaaaattaatttttaaaataaaaaaatatcaaaaaaaattaaaattttaaagaaaaaaaaatttaatggttaaaaaaaataatataaaaaaaaaatttaagaattttaaagaaattaatttttcaaattaaaatttgaaggaaacaaaaatttaatttttaaattaaaattttaaaaaaaaaaaaattaaaaaaaaaaataaaaaaaattctaaaaatttaaagaaaaaaaattaatggttaaaaagaataataaaaaaaattctaaaaatt is part of the Culicoides brevitarsis isolate CSIRO-B50_1 chromosome 3, AGI_CSIRO_Cbre_v1, whole genome shotgun sequence genome and harbors:
- the LOC134834181 gene encoding transmembrane protein 19 → MSQKQENSSFLFKILPLVFVGLSVPLSTFFWIGNIALNKLGVFTNVYDEDPTHITPFRWLISFMLPLALMVVGYRRKGVNKSGALLGFVMAVILTIANLGFLICLAGFFFSSTYATKYKSKHKEKLEEDHKEGGQRNWLQALCNAGMATQLALLYLLDCGSGERPIDFNELYRCSWLQIAVMSAFACSNGDTWASELGTVMARGDPYLITTRKRVPRGTNGGVSMPGLVVSFLGGQLIGVVFFLSICYFADMNTISRDVPQWPLIFVGGIAGLFGSLVDSLLGATLQYSGIDQNGHIVERPGKGVRNIAGRRILDNHSVNLISSIITGIVMPSIAKHFWNFFT